CTCACATTCATGTTGAGAACCACCCACGATGGAGGCACCGATTGTCCTCAACTGGGAGGTTCTGAGTGAAAACGCGACGTTGGTTGCTGGCCGTCGTCTCCGGTGCGGCCCTGATCCTGGTGCCCGGCGCCGCCCAGTCGGCGGCCCCGAGCGCGGCCGTCCGGGCCGCCACCCTCGCCGGCGCCGGCTCCGGCGACCTGGACCCCGACCGGCAGGGTGCCCCGCAGAGCCGGCCGCCGCAGCCTCCGCCCGGCGGCAGCCTCTGCGTCCCCGGCACCCCGCCGAACGCCCCGCAGACCACCGTCTTCTACGGCGGCGACCCGCTATTCGGGCCGGCGCAGTTGCCCACCGCCTCCCCGGTCGGCCCGCTGCTCGCCGGATACGAACGGTTCGGCGCGCAGAGCCAGGTCGAGTGGGTGCAGAACTACACCACCCAGACCACGCCCAACAAGCTGATCTTCCCGCCCGGGAACGGTTTCGTGCTCGGCCCGCACGGCGAGCAGGTGAAGACCCGGCAGAGCATGCTCCCCGGCTACCGCCTCGACCGCTTCGGTTTCCCCGGCGGGTCCTTCCTGGCCCCGCTCGGCACCCCGTTCAGCGCCCGCTCGCTGGCCCCGCAGAGCCTGAACACGCCGGCCAACGCGCCGCTGGCGAACTACCACACCTACTGCGTGCTGAAGACGTTCGACGTGGACTCCGGCCCGATCGCGCCGTGGTTCGCCCAGACCGGCCTGGGTACGCAGTTCCAGTTGAACGCGGCGTACCTGCCGCAGGCGGGCGGCTCGGTCAGCGTCCAGTGGCTGCTCGACCACCAGTTCATCGTCGAGGAATACCTGGACGGCGTCTGCACCACCACCAGCGTGCCCCGGCAGTCCAGCACACCGGTCCCCGGGTACGTCTGCTGACCGTGGCACCGACAGGAGGTCGAGGATGGACCGGCACCAGGTCCGGGCGGCCCTGCTGGCGACGGGACTCTCGCCGGACGCCTTCGAGTTGGAGGACGTGCACGAGCACGTACCGGTCCCGCCCGACTTCTGGTTCCTCCGCCGCGCGCCCGCCGGTGGATGGGAGATCGGCGCCTACGAGCGCGGCGTGTACGACGTCCGGGGCACCTTCGACACCGAGGAGGCCGCCTGCGCGGCCCTCTGGACCGCCCTGACCGGCCGGCCCGCACCGACCTGAGCGACCGACGACAGACAGCTCCTGGCAGTCCCCGCACGGGGGGCTGCCAGGAGCTGTGTCGGCCGGATGCACCTGCCCACTGCGCGCCGATCCGGTCACCGGGTGCGCGCTCCGGAGCGGTGTTGCCGGCCGTCCCTACGCTGACCCCGACCGCTCGGATCTCGGCGTGGGCGGCATACCCGAGGGGACCCCTGATGTCCGGTCGAGCCCTGCCCCGTACCCCTGTCCTCGCCCTGGTCGCCGTGCTGGCGGTCGCCGGCTGCGGAGCCACCGGCAAGAGCGCCACGGAGTCCACCGCCAGCACGTCGGTCACCGGGGCCCCGGACGACGCGTCGGCCGGATCCGGCACCCTCACCATCGACGGGTCGACGCCGGCCGGCACGCCCACCACCAGCGGCGGCGGCTCGACCGGCGGCGGCACGACGGGCGGTGGCACGACCGGCGGCGGTTCGACGGGCGGTGGCTCGACCGGCGGGGGCACCGGGAGCAGTGGCGGGAAGTCCGGGTCGACCACGAGCAGCGGTCCTGCCATCACCTACTTCCGGGTCGCCAGGCAGCCGTCCTGCCCGGCCGGCACCAGCGCCAACCCGATCGCCGGCACGCCGGTCGTGGTCGAGTGGAAGACCGGCAACGTCGACTCCGTCGCCCTCTCCGTCGACGGCCCCGGCGTGTACGCCGACAACTACCCGCCCAGCGGCAGCGAGACGCTGAACTTCCCCTGCTCCGGGGCCGACGGCAGCACCCAGCGGCACACCTACCTGCTGACCGTCCGCAACGCGCACGGCAAGGCGACGAAGACCCTGGTGGTGAGCGCGACCGTGCACGACGTGCCCACGGTGTGACGGGTCCCGGGCTGGGCGGCGACCCGCCCCGGCGGTGCGAAAGAATGCGGTACGTGACGACGATCCCGAACGTGCTCGCCAACCGGTACGCCTCACCCGAACTGGTCGCCCTCTGGTCGCCGGAGGAAAAGGTACGCATGGAACGGCGGCTCTGGCTCGCCGTGTTGAAGGCCCAGCGGGACCTCGGGGTGAGCGTGCCGGACGGGGTGGTCGAGGCGTACGAGCGGGTCGTCGACGACGTCGACCTGGCCTCCATCGCGGCGCGGGAGCGGGTCACCCGGCACGACGTGAAGGCCCGGATCGAGGAGTTCAGCGCGCTCGCCGGGCACGAGCACGTGCACAAGGGGATGACCTCCCGCGACCTCACCGAGAACGTCGAGCAGCTCCAGGTGCGCGCCTCGCTGGAGCTGATCCGGGACCGGCTGGTCGCCGCGCTGGTCCGGCTGGCCTGGCACGCCAACGAGTACTCCGGCGTGGTGATGACCGGACGGTCGCACAACGTGGCCGCGCAGGCCACCACGCTGGGTAAGCGGTTCGCCTCGGCCGCCGAGGAACTGCTGATCGCGTACGAGCGGCTGACGGACCTGATCGACCGGTATCCCCTGCGCGGCATCAAGGGGCCGGTGGGCACCGCCGCCGACCAGCTCGACCTCTTCGACTCCGACGCCGGGAAGGTGGCCGAGCTGGAGCGCCGGGTCGCCGGGCACCTGGGCTTCGCGCGGGTGCTGGACAGCGTCGGCCAGGTCTATCCGCGGTCGCTGGACTTCGACGTGCTCGCCGCGCTGGTCCAGGTGGCCGCCGCGCCGTCGTCGCTGGCCACCACGATCCGCCTGATGGTCGGCCAGGAGCTGGTCACCGAGGGTTTCAAGCCCGGCCAGGTGGGCTCCAGCGCGATGCCGCACAAGATGAACACCCGCTCGTCGGAGCGGATCAACGGCTTCGCGGTGATCCTCCGGGGCTATCTGTCCATGGTCGGCGAGTTGGCCGGTGACCAGTGGAACGAGGGGGACGTCTCCTGCTCGGTGGTCCGTCGGGTCGCCCTGCCGGACGCGTTCTTCGCCGCCGACGGGCTGTTCCAGACCTTCCTCACCGTGCTGGACGAGTTCGGCCCTTACCCGGCGGTCATCAACCGGGAGCTGGAGCGCTTCCTGCCGTTCCTGGCGACCACGAAGATCCTGGTCGCAGCGGTGCGGCGGGGCGTCGGCCGGGAGGTCGCGCACGAGGTGATCAAGGAGCACGCGGTCGCCGTCGCGCTCGCCATGCGGGAACAGGGCGCCGGAGAGAACGACCTCTTCGACCGCCTGGCGGCGGACGGCCGCCTCGGCCTCTCCCGCCCCGAGATCGACGCCCTCGTCGCCGACCGCAACGCCTTCGTGGGTGCCGCAGCCACCCAGATCGACCACGTCACCGCCCGCATCACCAAGATCGCCGAAACCCACCCCCAGGCCGCCGCCTACACCCCACCCCCCATCCTCTGACCCCACCCCGCCTCCAAGGCGTTGATCATGAGGTTGGCGGCGGGATTGATCTCCATTGCTGCCGCTAACCTCATGATCAACACGGCGGGGCTCGAGATGGGTGGGTCAGTCGCGGGTGGGGGTTTCGGCGGCGGAGGAGAGGTTGGGGGCGCTGGCGGGTTCGGCGATACCGCCGGGTGCCCCCGTGATCTCCGGCTCGTGGGCCGTCTCGGCGGCGACCATGGGCTGGTCCGCGGGCATGACGTCCGGCATCTTGGGTACGACGATCACCGCTGTCCCGTACGCGCAGATCTCCATCCACATCTCGCCGCAGTCCCGGCTGTCGAAGCGCATCCCGATCACGGCGTTGGCGCCGAGTCGCTGCGCCTCCTCGCCGAGCCGGGCCACCGAGTCGGTACGCCAGCGGGTGAGGTTGTCCGGCGCCATCGGGTCGTACGCGCCGCCGCGCAGGTTCTTCACGCCCTCGCGGTAGGGGTTCCGGGTCCTGGCCATCGAGGACACCACTTCGCCGAGGATCTGGCGGATCTCGTAGCCGGGCAGTTGATCCGTCGTCACGACCAGCACGGTTCCGATGCTGTCATCCGGCGGGCGACACGTTCGTGAGGCTTGTTCACCTGATCGGATGCTGCAAAACGACGCGCCGAGGTCGGACCGGCCCTGCCGGGTCGGACCAGTGGCACGAGGGCCGGACGGGTGGCACGAGGGTCGGACCGGTCGCAGCAGGGCCGGACAGGTCGCACGAGGGTCGGACCAGTCGCAGCAGGGCCGGACCGGCCGTGCTGGGGTCGGATCGGTCATGCAGAGCCGGACCGGCCCTATCCGCGGCCGGACCGGCCCGGTGGGGCGGGAAGTGTCGGAGATCGGCCACTCCACCCGGCCGCCCCCGACCGCGTCCGGATCCAGCCGGATGCCCCGGAAGGCCCCATCGGTCCGGAAGGTGAGTCCGGCTCGACCCGATCGGCCCGGCGGCCCGGCGCGGGCCCCGTCCGGCCGCCCCGCGCGACCGTCCGGCATGGAGCGCCGCCGATGCCGCCGGACCGCCGAACGGCCCCCGACATGCGATAGCGCGACGACCGCCGATGTAACGATTCGGCCTCCGTGGCAGCCCTGTACTGCCTGGTAACGGCACGTTCCGCGCACGCGGGGACACCGCTCGCAGCGACCCCCGACCGGTTACGTCGATCACTGTCCGAACCGCGCCCGGCCGGTGCGTCCAGGGCGGTATCTGCCAGGTAGGCTGGCTGCGCTCGCCCGTTGTGGGTCGGCACCCAACTGCGTACACAGTCAGGAGTGCCCAGTGCCTCGCGTCGTCGTCGACGTCATGCTCAAGCCCGAGATCCTCGATCCTCAGGGCCAGGCCGTCGCAAACGCGCTGCCCCGGCTCGGCGTCAGCGACGTCGCCTCTGTCCGGATCGGCAGGCGGATCGAGATCGATTTCACCGGTGAACCGGACCTGGACCGCGCCCGGGAGATCGCCGACAAGCTGCTCGCCAACCCGGTCATCGAGGACTTCACCGTCCGCCTGGTCGAGGCCGACGAGACCGTGGACGCGCACCCGTGACCGCCCGGGTCGGTGTGGTGACCTTCCCCGGCTCGCTCGACGACGGCGACGCGGCCCGGGCCGTCCGGATCGCGGGCGCCGAGCCGGTCCGGCTCTGGCACGGCGACCCGGAGCTGCACGGGGTGGACGCCGTCGTCCTCCCGGGTGGCTTCTCCTACGGTGACTACCTGCGCTGCGGCGCCATCGCCCGGTTCGCCCCGGTGATGGGGACGATCGTGGACGCGGCCCGGGGCGGCCTGCCGGTCCTCGGCATCTGCAACGGCTTCCAGATCCTCTGCGAGGCCCACCTGCTGCCCGGTGCGCTCACCCGCAACCAGCACCTGCACTTCCGCAACCGGGACCAGGTGCTGCGCATCGAGTCCGCCGGCACCGCCTGGACCAACGCGTTCCAGCCGGGCCAGGAGGTGCTCGTCCCGGTCAAGAACGGCGAGGGCTGCTATGTCGCCGACGCCGCGACGCTGGACCAGCTCGAGGCCGAGGGCCGCGTCGTCGCCCGCTACCTGGGCGGCAACCCCAACGGTTCGCAGCGCGACATCGCCGCGATCACCAACCAGGCCGGCAACGTGGTCGGCATCATGCCGCATCCCGAGCACGCGGTGGAGGCCCTCACCGGTCCCTCCCTCGACGGTCTCGGCTTCTTCACCTCGGTGTTGAAGCACCTGGTGGGGGCGCCGGCGTGAGCACGGTTCGGCGCAACCGCCCGCAGGGCGGCGAGCGCAGCGAGGAGACTTCATGACCACCCATCCGGACCCGGCCGTACGGGAGACACCGGGCGCCTTCCCGGCCGCCCCGGCGGATCCGCGTGCGGCCTCCGTGGTGCCGCAGGCCGGCCCGGCCGACGACTGGACGCTCGGTGTGGACACCGTGCCGCAGGCGGCCGGCACGCCGGAGGAGCTCCAGCCGTACGCCGAGCTGGGCCTGCGCGACGACGAGTACGAGCGCATCCGGCACATCCTGGGTCGTCGTCCCACCCAGGCCGAGCTGGCCATGTACTCGATCATGTGGAGCGAGCACTGCTCCTACAAGTCCAGCAAGGTGCACCTGCGCCAGTTCGGTGAGAAGGCCCCGCCGAGCGACCGGATGCTCGCCGGCATCGGCGAGAACGCCGGTGTGGTGCAGATCTCCGACGAGCTGGCGGTGACCTTCAAGGTCGAGTCGCACAACCACCCGAGCTTCGTCGAGCCGTACCAGGGTGCGGCGACCGGCGTGGGCGGCATCGTCCGCGACATCCTCGCCATGGGCGCCCGCCCGGTCGCGGTGATGGACCCGCTGCGGTTCGGCGCGGCCGACCACCCGGACACCGCCCGGGTGCTGCCCGGCGTGGTCGCCGGCGTCGGCGGCTACGGCAACTGCCTGGGTCTGCCCAACATCGGCGGTGAGGTCGTCTTCGACCCCTGCTACCAGGGCAACCCGCTGGTCAACGCGCTCTGCCTCGGCGTGCTGCCGGTCAACCGGCTGCAGCGCAAGGAGGCCGCCGGCCCCGGCAACGTGGTCGTGCTGATGGGTGCCCGGACCGGCCGCGACGGCATCGGCGGCGTGTCGGTGCTGGCCAGCGCCACCTTCGACGAGGGCAGCGAGCAGCGCCGCCCGTCGGTGCAGGTCGGCGACCCGTTCATGGAGAAGCTCCTCATCGAGGCATGCTTGGAGCTGTACGATGCCGAGCTGGTCGTCGGCATCCAGGACCTCGGCGGCGCGGGTCTGACCTGCGCGCTCACCGAGACCGCCGCCTCCGCCGGCACCGGCATGCGGGTCTGGCTGGAGCGGGTCCCGCTGCGCGAGGCGTCGATGACGCCGCACGAGATCCTGGCCAGCGAGTCCCAGGAGCGGATGCTGCTGGTGGTCGCCCCGGACAAGCTGGAGGCGGTGCTCAAGACCGCCGAGAAGTGGGGCGTCTGGGCCACCGCCATCGGCGAGGTCACCGCACCGTCCCCGGACGGCCAGCCCGGCCGCCTGGTGATCACCTGGCGCGACCAGCTGGTGGTGGACGTGCCGCCGGGTTCGCTGGTGGACGACGGTCCGGTCTACGCCCGCCCGATGCGGGAGCCGGCCGACCTGATCCTGCTCCAGGCCGACCGGGCGGAGACCCTGCCCCGGCCGAGCGACCCGGACGCGCTCCGGGAGACCGTGCTGCGGATGATCGCGTCGCCGAACCTGGCCGACAAGACCTGGGTCACCGAGCAGTACGACCGCTACGTCCTGGGCAACACCGTGCTGGCCCAGCCGGAGGACTCCGGGGTGATCCGGATCGACGAGCGGACCGGTCTCGGCGTCGCCCTGTCGCTCGACGGCAACGGCCGGTACGCCCGCCTCGACCCGTACCACGGGACGAAGCTCGCGCTGGCCGAGGCGTACCGGAACGTGGCGGTGACCGGCGCGAAGCCGATCGCCGTGACCAACTGCCTCAACTTCGGCTCGCCGGAGGACCCGGGCGTGATGTGGCAGTTCGCCGAGGCCGTGCGCGGCCTGGCGGACGGCTGCCTGGAGCTGGGCATCCCGGTGACCGGCGGCAACGTCAGCTTCTACAACCAGACCGGGGCCGCGGCGATCCACCCGACCCCGGTGGTCGGTGTCCTCGGCGTGCTGGACAACGTCGCCGACCGGGTGCCGATGGGCTTCGTGCCGCGGCCCGGCGGCGACCACGACCAGCTCTTCCTGCTCGGTGAGACGCACGTGGAGCTCTCCGGCTCGGAGTGGGCCTGGGTCACCCACGAGCACCTGGGTGGCATCCCGCCGCAGGTCGACCTGGCCCGTGAGCGGCAGCTCGGCGAGCTGCTGGCCGAGGCGGCCCGGGTCGGGCACGTCAGCTCGGCGCACGACCTCTCCGACGGTGGTCTCGCGCAGAGCCTGGTCGAGTCCTGCCTGCGGCGCGGGGTCGGCGCCCGGATCGCGCTGCCGGAGCACTTCACCGGCGGGTCGATGCCGTTCGTCTACCTGTTCAGCGAGTCCGCGGGACGGGTCCTGGTGTCGGTGCCGCGCGGGCACGAGAAGGCGTTCACCGCGCTCTGCGGCGAGCGCGGGGTGCCGTGGGAGTTCATCGGGGTCACCGACCCGGCCGGTGGTGCCCTGGAGGTGCACGGCCAGTTCCGGATCGGCCTGGACGAGCTGCGCGCCGCGCACACCGCGACGCTGCCGCGCCTGTTCGGCACCGAGGCACCGGCCCAGGTGGCGGTGGAGGCGACCCGGACCGGGACGACCACCGTCCTCCCGGCCACCGCCGAGCAGCCGGTGGACGTACCGGTGGCCCGGCCCACCACGGAGTCCCGGTCCGCCGAGGCGACCGTCCCAGCGACCGGGGAGACCAAGCCGGCTGACGCCGGCACCGTCTCGGACGAGCCGCGGGACGGGCGCGAGGCCGGCGAACCGCGCGCAACCACCGACGTCCGCGATGCGGCGGACGCCGGTGAGGGCGCGGGCACCCGTGACGCCACGGACACCGACGACGCCACGGGTCCGCGTGCCGCCACGGACAGCCGGGAGGCCACGGAACCGCGCGCGGCCACGGATGCCCGTGATGCGGCGGGCGCCGGTGACGGCTCGGTCTCCCCGGCCGGGGAGACCGGCGACAGCACGGCGGGCTCCGCGACGGATTCCGGTGACCCGGACCAGCACTCGACCGATCAGCGCTGAGGCGTTGGCCGCGGCCGTACACGCCCAGCCCGGATCCGGGGCCCGGTTCGACTGGGGCCTGACCGGGGCGGCCGAACTCGGCCGGGTGTGTGCGGCCCTGGTGGTGGTGGACGTCCTCTCGTTCACCACCGCCGTCGAGGTGGCGGTCGGCCGCGGCATGCGGGTGCACCCGTTCCCGTGGGGCGAGCAGGCGGCCGACTACGCCCGCCGGGTCGGGGCGGTCGCCGCCGTCGGCCGCCGGCGGACCACCCCGGAGCATCCGTGGTCGCTCTCCCCGGCGGCGCTGCGGGCCGCGCCGGTCGTACCGGACCTGGTCCTGCCGTCACCGAACGGCTCGGCGATCAGCGCCGCCGCCAGCGCCACCGGCCTGCCGGTGATCGCGGCGTGCCTGCGCAACGCCCGCGCCGTCGGGCGTTGGCTCCAGGCCGAGGGGTACGGCTCGATCGACGCCCCGGTCGGCGTGGTCGCCGCGGGTGAGCGCTGGCCGGACGGCTCGCTGCGTCCCTCGGTGGAGGATCAACTCGGGGCGGCCAGCGTGCTCGACGCCCTCTCCGACGTGTCGGGTGGGTTGTCGGTGGAGGCGGCGATGGCGTTGGCCGCGCTGGCCAGTACCCCGGACGTGGCGGCGGCGGTCCGTGGCTGCGTCTCCGGACGGGAGTTGATCGAGGGCGGCTTCGCGGCCGACGTGGCGGTCGCCGTCCAGCTCGACGTCTCCGACGTGGTACCGGTGCTCCGCCAGGGCGTCTTCACCGCCTGACCCGGGCCCGCCCCGTCGAGTCCGCCATGTCGCCGGCTGGTAGATCCCCGGCCTGTTCGAGCCGACAGGTCGGCGGCACGGTGTGCCTCTTGCCGTCGGCGTGACGGGGAGAAGGGGAAGCGGGCAGCCCGGGATGAGACACGGCAGTGGCCGCCCGGGAAACCCGGGCGGCCACGTGTCGGTTCGTCGGTGGGTCAGTCGTCCAGCCAGTCCAGCCTGCGGCCGCCCCGGTCCTGCGGCGGCGGCCCGTCCGGGCGGGCCCGCCCGGCCTGGGCCGGGTCACCGTAGTAGCCGCCCTGCTCCTGGCCCTGGTTGTCGTAGCCGGGGCTGCGCTGCTGCGGCGGCTCCTGGCCGTAGCCACCCTGCTGGCCGTAGCCGCCCTGCGGTGCCTGACCGTAGCCGTCGCCCTGCTGCGGCTGGCCGTAACCGCCGCGCTGGTCGTAGCCGTCGTAGCCCTGCTGCTGACCACCGTCGTAGCCGCCGCCGGCAGGCGCGTTGTCGTAGCCGCGGCCGGTCGGCGCGTTGTCGTAGCCGCGACCCGCCGGGGCGTTGTCGTAACCGCCGCCCGCCGGGGCGTTGTCGTAGCCGCCGCCGGGCGCGGTGCCGTAGCCACCACCCGAGGCGCCGTAGCCGCCGTCCTGGCCGTAGCCGGTGCCCGGCTCCGGCGCGCGGCCGTACGGGCCCGGCTCGGGTTGGCCGTAGCCCCGGCCCTGGTCCGCCTGCGGCTGGTAGGTGCTGGTCGGATACGGGTCGGCCGCCGGGGCGTAGGACGTGCTGTCACCGGTGTAGCGGCCGGTGGGCTCGTCGTACCGCTCGCCGCCGTAGCCGCCGCCCTGGGCCGGCGGGTAGCCCGCCGCCCCGGCAGCGCCGGCCGCACCGGCACCGTAGTCCCGGCCGCCGTAGCCACCGCCGGACGCGGGTGCGTCGCCGTAGCCGCCACCCGAGGCCGGCGCGTTGCCGTAACCGCCGCCCGAGGCGGGCGCGTTGCCGTAGCCGTTGCCGGCGCCGTAGCCGCCCTGAGCGGGGGCCTCGTCGCCGTAGCCGCTGCCGGCCCAGCCCGGCTGCCCGCCCGATCCGTACGCGGGCGGTGGGGCACCGTACGGGTCCGGCGGGACGTCGTCGACCACCGGGCGGTGCATCATCGTCGGGGCGTCGCTGAGCGAGGTGCCACCGACCATGGTGGGAGCCGGGCCGAGACCCATCCCGCCGTTGACCACCCGGGTCTGGTCGTCCGTACCCCGGTAGGCGCCCCGGGCGTTCGGGACCGGGCTCGCGGCGGCGGCCGGGACGGCCTCGTCGTCGGGGTCGTCGCCCTCGTTCTTGCGGCGCATGTAGAGCAGCACGATGGTGCCGACGCCGACGGCCACGAAGAGGCCGCCGAGCAGGATCAGCAGCCACGAGCCGAAGCCGCCCGAGTCCTCGTTGGCGGCGGCGGCCACCTGGCCGGGGCTCGTCTCGGGGGCGCTCTCCTCGGGGGAGGCGTCGTCGCTCGCCTCATCCGACGGGGTGGCCTCGGCGCTCGCCGACGGGCTGGCGCTCGGGGTGGCCTCGGTCTTGATCGGCAGGCTGAGCCGCTGGCCGGTCACGCTCTGGCCGGCGTTCGCGGTGAAATTCTTGTAGACCTTGACGTCGTTCAGGACGGCACCGAGGTCGATCCGGCCCGGCGCGATCGGCGCCGACTCGGAGCCGTTGAACCGGTAGTTGCCCTTGTCGTCGCTGATCGTGGTGTACCGGTGCTGCTGCGAGTCGAGCAGCATCACGGTGGCGTTCGGCACCGCGTCGCCGGTGGACGAGTTGGTGACCTTGCCGGAGACCAGCTTGACCGTCTGCACCTGCTGCTGGGTCGGGCTGGGCGCGGCCTTCGCCTTCACCGTCAGCGAGAAGGTCGGCGTGGCCGGGTTGGACTTGTCCGGCTTGACCTGCACCGTCACGTTCGTGTTGGCGTCCGACACGTTGTCGTTGGCCCGGATGGTCAGCACCTGCGTCTTCGGCGAACCGGGCGGGCCGTTGAACTGGAAGTTGCCGCAACCGCTGCTGCAGCTGACGCCGGACGGGAGGCCGGTGAGGTTGAGGTCACCGCTCTTGTCCTCGGTACCCGGCGTGATGACCACGGTGACCGTGGCGTCGCTACCGGCGTTCAGGGTGACCGACTGTGGCTGCACGACGGCCTCGGCCGCGAGGGCCGGTGTGGCGGGGACGGTGAGCAGGGCGCCGGCAACCAGCGCTACGACCACACCGGCCCGCTGCTTCCAGGCACGTCGGTGTGTTGACACGTCCACCGCCTTCCGGTCTGACCTCCCTGGCCGGCGGATGCCGGGCCCGGGATCATCACGGTACGAATACGCCGTCGGCAACTATGCCTTGTCTGACCGGATCGGCGCGACCCAGGGCCAGCGTCGGAAGCGCTGCACTCGGGTCGTATCGTCCCGTCGTGTCCTCTCCGCACTCTAAGTCCGCCGCGGTCGCGGCAGCGTTGTCGGCGCTGGACGAGGGGCGTACGCCCGAACGGCCGGTGTTCCGGGAGGCGGTCCGTACCCTCTTGGCCGTCCTCGTGGAGCGCGCCCCCGGCCGTTCGGTGGAGGTGCGGGTTCCACCTTACGGTGCCGTGCAGTGCGTAGCCGGTCCGCGACACACCCGTGGCACCCCGCCGAACGTGGTCGAGATGGATCCGGGCACCTGGCTGGCACTCGCCACCGGCCGCCTCGAGTGGGCGGCGGCGGTCACCGAGGGTCGCGTACGGGTGAGCGGGGTCCGGGCCGACCTCTCCGCGTACCTGCCGCTCTAGCTGCGTCGACGCCGCACCTACCATCACTGGGCGGAGCCCGGTCGTGACTATGTGTATTGACTTCGATTCGCGTACACTGACAGGCGACGACGGTCCCGGCCGACCGCGCGGAGCTCTCCCCCGACTCCGCCCAGGCCAGTCCAGACCAGCATGAGGGAGCGGCAGGTGCCCCGAGGCGATGGCCGGCTGAGCCACGACCTTGACCCCCAACGACCCGGCCCCCAGGACGCGTGCGGCGTCTTCGGTGTCTGGGCGCCGGGGGAAGAGGTCGCCAACCTCACCTATTTCGGGCTCTACGCCCTCCAGCACCGTGGCCAGGAGGCCGCCGGCATCGCGGTCAGCGACGGCTCCGGCGTGGTGGTCTACAAGGATCTCGGCCTGGTCGCCCAGGTCTTCGACGAGCCGACCCTGGCCAGCCTGCGCGGGCACCTCGCCATCGGGCACGCCCGCTACTCCACCACCGGCGGGTCGACCTGGGAGAACGCCCAGCCCACCATCCGGTCCACCACCTCCGGCACGACCATCGCGCTGGCCCACAACGGCAACCTGGTCAACACCGCCGAGCTCCAGCGGGAGGTGGCCGAGCGGGGTCTCGACTCCGACGGCTCGACCAACGACACCTCGCTGGTCACGATGCTGCTGGCCGGCCGGCCGGATCTCTCCGTCGAGGCGGCCGCGCTGGAGGTGCTGCCGCAGCTGCGCGGCGCGTTCAGCTTCGTCTTCATGGACGAGTCGACGCTCTACGCCGCCCGTGACCCGCACGGCGTGCGCCCGCTGGTGCTGGGCCGGCTGGAGTGCGGCTGGGTGGTGGCCAGCGAGACCGCCGCGCTGGACATCGTCGGCGCCAGCGTGGTGCGCGAGGTCGAGCCGGGCGAGTTGATCGCCATCGACGAGGACGGGCTGCGCTCCACCCGGTTCGCCGCGCCGGAGCCGAAGGGCTGCCTCTTCGAGTACGTCTACATCGCCCGCCCGGACGCCACCATCGCCGGCCGGAACGTGCACGCCGCGCGGGTGCAGATCGGCCGCCAGCTCGCCAAGGAGCACCCGGTCGAGGCGGATCTGGTGATCCCGGTGCCGGAGTCCGGCACCCCGGCGGCGATCGGCTACGCCGAGGAGTCCGGCATCACCTACGGCGCGGGCCTGATGAAGAACCCGTACGTGGGGCGCACCTTCATCCAGCCGTCGCAGACGCTGCGCCAGCTCGGCATCCGGCTGAAGCTCAACCCGCTGCGGCAGAACGTGCGCGGCAAGCGGCTGGTCGTGGTGGACGACTCGATCGTGCGCGGCAACACCCAGCGCGCCATCGTGCGGATGCTGCGCGAGGCCGGGGCGCTGGAGGTGCACGTCCGGATCTCCTCGCCGCCGGTCAGCTGGCCGTGCTTCTACGGCATCGACTTCGCCACCCGGGCCGAGCTGCT
The Micromonospora sp. R77 DNA segment above includes these coding regions:
- the purQ gene encoding phosphoribosylformylglycinamidine synthase subunit PurQ, with amino-acid sequence MTARVGVVTFPGSLDDGDAARAVRIAGAEPVRLWHGDPELHGVDAVVLPGGFSYGDYLRCGAIARFAPVMGTIVDAARGGLPVLGICNGFQILCEAHLLPGALTRNQHLHFRNRDQVLRIESAGTAWTNAFQPGQEVLVPVKNGEGCYVADAATLDQLEAEGRVVARYLGGNPNGSQRDIAAITNQAGNVVGIMPHPEHAVEALTGPSLDGLGFFTSVLKHLVGAPA
- the purB gene encoding adenylosuccinate lyase; this encodes MTTIPNVLANRYASPELVALWSPEEKVRMERRLWLAVLKAQRDLGVSVPDGVVEAYERVVDDVDLASIAARERVTRHDVKARIEEFSALAGHEHVHKGMTSRDLTENVEQLQVRASLELIRDRLVAALVRLAWHANEYSGVVMTGRSHNVAAQATTLGKRFASAAEELLIAYERLTDLIDRYPLRGIKGPVGTAADQLDLFDSDAGKVAELERRVAGHLGFARVLDSVGQVYPRSLDFDVLAALVQVAAAPSSLATTIRLMVGQELVTEGFKPGQVGSSAMPHKMNTRSSERINGFAVILRGYLSMVGELAGDQWNEGDVSCSVVRRVALPDAFFAADGLFQTFLTVLDEFGPYPAVINRELERFLPFLATTKILVAAVRRGVGREVAHEVIKEHAVAVALAMREQGAGENDLFDRLAADGRLGLSRPEIDALVADRNAFVGAAATQIDHVTARITKIAETHPQAAAYTPPPIL
- the purS gene encoding phosphoribosylformylglycinamidine synthase subunit PurS; translation: MPRVVVDVMLKPEILDPQGQAVANALPRLGVSDVASVRIGRRIEIDFTGEPDLDRAREIADKLLANPVIEDFTVRLVEADETVDAHP
- a CDS encoding YbjQ family protein, which translates into the protein MLVVTTDQLPGYEIRQILGEVVSSMARTRNPYREGVKNLRGGAYDPMAPDNLTRWRTDSVARLGEEAQRLGANAVIGMRFDSRDCGEMWMEICAYGTAVIVVPKMPDVMPADQPMVAAETAHEPEITGAPGGIAEPASAPNLSSAAETPTRD
- a CDS encoding TNT domain-containing protein translates to MKTRRWLLAVVSGAALILVPGAAQSAAPSAAVRAATLAGAGSGDLDPDRQGAPQSRPPQPPPGGSLCVPGTPPNAPQTTVFYGGDPLFGPAQLPTASPVGPLLAGYERFGAQSQVEWVQNYTTQTTPNKLIFPPGNGFVLGPHGEQVKTRQSMLPGYRLDRFGFPGGSFLAPLGTPFSARSLAPQSLNTPANAPLANYHTYCVLKTFDVDSGPIAPWFAQTGLGTQFQLNAAYLPQAGGSVSVQWLLDHQFIVEEYLDGVCTTTSVPRQSSTPVPGYVC
- a CDS encoding 2-phosphosulfolactate phosphatase, yielding MAAAVHAQPGSGARFDWGLTGAAELGRVCAALVVVDVLSFTTAVEVAVGRGMRVHPFPWGEQAADYARRVGAVAAVGRRRTTPEHPWSLSPAALRAAPVVPDLVLPSPNGSAISAAASATGLPVIAACLRNARAVGRWLQAEGYGSIDAPVGVVAAGERWPDGSLRPSVEDQLGAASVLDALSDVSGGLSVEAAMALAALASTPDVAAAVRGCVSGRELIEGGFAADVAVAVQLDVSDVVPVLRQGVFTA